From Micropterus dolomieu isolate WLL.071019.BEF.003 ecotype Adirondacks linkage group LG06, ASM2129224v1, whole genome shotgun sequence:
ccttccCTTATTTACACCTGTATCACGCTTAGCCTAACACTCCACTATTCATGCAGAGGTGGCTGCGTTCTGCAGATGTGAGGATTCTGCGACAGCTGGTGGCCGTGCACGAGGGTATCGAGGCCATGCGTTGGCTGATGGAGGAGCAGGGTGCCTTAGTCAGCCGTGGCAGCAGCTTGACAGGCAGCCTGAGCAgcctggtgactgtggaggagcATGGGCCCTCAATGTCCCCCTGCAGGTACAGAACAGAGTTTAGTTGGGCAGGTGCACAGGAATCTGTTCTCAATGAAATGTGCACGTATTTTCATACAAACTAATATCACAttatatgtataaaaaaatgcatttaacaaAGTAATAACACAATCAAATCTTTCCATGACCTTAGCCAAAATATTGGTTTAGTAGAGTTGAGTCTTCATTAACACCACGGACACTTGCATTGCAGAAAGTATGCAATACGACAATATATGTTCAGATAAAAGAACCGtaaacataacatttattttcaactTAACTGAAACAGCTTTATCTCACATAATTGACATAATTTAGTGTTTTTCAAGGAGTACATGACTTGAATTTTCAGGATGTGAAAAATAGAATAGGATCAGATCAGCAGTCAGGTAAAAACTCTTGACATGAGAATTTCCAAACATCTTTGCAAATCAAAGCAAATGTTTTGCCACTTCTTTCCTTGGAGTGTAGCTGTTTTCAttcaacacacaaaaatgtttccCAAATAGTATTAGTACATTTACTTCACtagtgctctgtgtgtgttaaccAGGGATGCAGATTAAAGCAAAAACCCTGAGACACTTTTAACAGCTGAATCATGCTCAATGTAGATCTAGAAGCATTTTCAGTTTTACCGCTGAGGAATTCATATGTGAGTCAATATTTCTGCTGTTGCTCCCACAGAGGAAGCCTGAGTCCAACTCAGGATTTGACTGAAACCACTAGTGAGGATTCAGAAGATCACCCACCACACACTCACCATGGTGAGATGCTGAGCCCCAGACCTTCTGAAGCAAGACCTCCTAACCCTTCCACCTCCAAGTTTGAGGTTGGTTGTTCCACACATGGCAGTCATGGTAAGGCATCATCTAGTCCTGCCAACGGTTTGGCAAGTACCAAAACACCAAAGTTACAACCACAAAAAATGAATGCAGCTCCATTACAAGACATCAAAGCTGGTGCTGCCACCATCAGAAGAGCTCTGCTCAGATCAAACAGAACAAGAAGAGAAGTGGATACTGGTagtttttccctcaataaacagTCAGGGGAGATAGAGACAGAGCACAAAACTCAGGAGAGTTTCCGAGCCTCTCAGAACAATACaatggaagaggaagagagggagccCAATAGAGAGACGAGTTTGCTGGGTTATGATGCTCAGTGGTGCTGGGTGGAGTCACAGgatgatgtgacatttttatGATCTTCTACAAGCACAATTTAAATGTATGATCTTTGATTTGAAGCTACTTTCCCCAACAGTTAACTGCCAGTAAGCCAGGGGTTTAAAATGCACTTTGACActgatgaatgaatgatgaatgatgCTTGAGAATGATTGTGTCACAGCCTCTGTGTCACTACtcactctgtctgtgtttttgggtAGGATGTTTGCTTTTTTCATTAGACTTAAAACacttttagtaaaaaaaaaaaaaatcacaaacatgAAGGAGCTTTTTTTCAAGGTGTTGTGTCATTCTCTGATTAGTTTTTTTCACACTGGGGACTTGAATTTTAgatattgttgatcatcaaCTTCAGGTTTTAACTAAGTCTGATGTCAATGTCTTATCTTATTTATGAGACAAGAATAGTAGTCATTTTTGTGCTTATTTCTCATTCATTGTCCAGTCTCTTTGAGTTTTTTCATAATTGTGGATAAAACGCAACAATAAACCTGTGAGGATTTTAAAGATGATGCCATTGCTCCGCTTAAATTGTTGCGGAATGAGTCTGATGCATCTGTTGGTAATAAACCAGACAAAAAGTTGCCTATTTATTGGAGGTCTTTCTTGTCTCTCAACCCAAACAGCAGAGAAGTGAATGTGCTGATTTATTTCTCTCAAGCTTGTACTTTTAAGTGTTAACATTGTAATTAACACATGTGCTGTTGTTCATGGactaatatatataaatgttaatAATGCACTTTATATTGAAACAAATCCTAAAGTGGTACATGATAAAACACATAGAGAGCAcgaaaataacaataacaataaggCAAAGAATATTCTACCTAATTCATATTTGTATATTGTGTTtggctttatttttttctatgtgTGCATCTTTAGTGTATTTGTGGTGTTTATTTTGATCCTTgtcaaaatgtatgttttatctTGTGCCCTGACTGCAAGTCCAGTTTCCCACTTGGGATAATAATAGGTGAACTGAACATAACTGAACTCAAAAGTTGTTGTTAATGTCACTTTAATGATATTCTATGCTATGATTTGAAGAAATGCCAATTCGTTACTAACAAGTCGTTCATGTGTATGATGTTCATCTTTCCGACAGACAGCAAAGGCAACACTTCTGTGACGTTGTCGTGTATTTAACCATGGAAATCAGGAAGTGTGCAGGTGGGATGGTTTACCCGCATAGATTAGGTTTGTGTGACATTACAGGCGGATTAATGACGATGTAATGATTCAGACACTCGTaaagaaaacatgacattttgttttctgcGTGTTCTCTTTTTCATCGCCCTGACGGGTTGCACATTGGGAGACGGTAAGTGTTCTCAGCGGAGGAAACTAGTGTTAGCATGTTTGCTAACTCTCTCGACTTGGTCGTTCACCAACTTTACCTAAATGCCAGAGTGCGtccagtaaaaaacaaaaagttgcTTATGCTCACATGCACGTTGTTAAAGAGGTACAACATGTATCATTACCGTATACGTTATCTCATTCAATCATGCtgctaatttattatttaacttaacttcaGTGGGCTGTTTGTAACGTTACATGCCGTTTAACAAAGTTTAGCTTTCAGCCCTAAATTAGTTTGACAGCATTTCTCTGATGttctacattacatttactcatttagctggcGCTTATATCCAAAtcgacttacaactgctatatacactcacccggccactttattaggtacacatgTCCAATTGCTTGTTAAAACATATAgttaatcagccaatcacatggtaGCAACTcgatgcatttaggcatgtggACGttaagacaacttgctgaagttcaaaccgagcatcaaaatggggaagaaaggggatttaagagACTGAACGTGAtcgttggtgccagacgggctggtctgagtatttcagaaactgctgatcgtCTGGGATTTTCATGCAAAACCATCTCTAGAGTTTACtgagaatggtccgaaaaagagaaaatatccagtgagtccagttgtgtggacaaaaatgccttgttgatgtccgAGGAGAATAGATAGACTGGTACGAGATGTTCACTGTACTTCAACGGCCTCCACAGTCTCCAGATTTCAGTCCagtagagcacctttgggatgtggtcgAACGATTTGCAtgatggatgtgcagccgagaaaatctgcagcaaccgcgtgatgctatcatgtcaatatggaccaaagtctctgagacttccaacaccttgttgaaaataTGGCACAAAGAATTAAGACatttctgaaggcaaaaggggtcCAACCTGGTACTAGCGCGGTGTACCTAAATAAAGTGGCCAGTAAGTGTATGTCAGAGgatgcatgcctctggagcaactagggctcaagtgtcttgctcagggacagattggtggatgtgtcactgtGGGAATCGAACCTGGTTCTCCACTACCAGGTAGGCACATTATCTTCTCCACTGTTCCCTCTTACAGAGTCTAACTTTGTTAGTTGCACTGTATGTAGTTGCATCAGGTGTTATTTGGATGAATTTAttagttacattttttttaaagaatgtttttattaattgttcCATTGTAATGTTGCAGTTCTAGCATAATGtgtccaaggaaggttaaaatcaaggtaCCATCAAACAagtccttggataactatgacctggatgcctgagaaccttcacagacatctagtATAATGTGGCGAAACTGCTTCCCcttttttccttcattttctcCTTCACTTTTATCACCTCTCACAAATACAATatggaaattacattttaaaaagtaaaggaAAAATATGAACGATTTCTACATTAACAtctagagacacagacacaataaTCATATGGCGTGTAATTTAAACTTGTTTACTTCCAGGTTAACCCTAGATGCATAATCTATTGACATgggtctttttcttttctgcaaccTGTGTCTACTATACTGTGCATTTTCATACAATGAAGTCTTGTGCCCTACAGATGGACAAGTGACGTTTGTATCAGAGCTCTCGTCCAAACCAGCCCAGAAGTTGTCAAAGTATGGTTGGTATGGAAATGTGAGGCTGCAAAGGTTTCATATACCAGAGGAGACTGCCATCGCTCGCTGGCTGTTCTCTGTCACCAAGGGCCACACCTTCCACTGTGGACAACACAACGTCAGCATGTAAGCTACACTAAGTCCTGCATCATGAAAACAGCTACTTGTTTTCACTgctatttatttaacatttctctctctctctctcttttgtagCCATATTCAATGGGGTGCCCCTCCAGTTATTAACCCAATAGGATCAGTGTTCCCCAATGCAACACTATGGagcccctgtctgtctctgatccTACCAGTGACGTCACACAGCTCTACAACAATTAACATCTCTAATCCTGCTCCAGGTGATTGGTACGTCGCTGCCCACTTGCCTGAAGATGACGGGCGCATAGAGCAGAAGGTTTGTATAGCGCTGTACACAGTGCATGCTTGTTGTTGTGGCCTATACTACCGAACCTACTCCGATTTAACTCGGGGAGTTATcaagcaaactcagggttgacaaactctaaCCGCCTACACTGGTGGTAAACGGTACTACGATGTTGAATAGGATGTTGGTTAGTTGGGTCAGCTTAGTTTTCATAATGACCATTTTGAAAGAAGATTTGACACAATTTTTTTGGCCTGAATATGTCAAAacttattttaacttttgatgtttgtgtctgtcatATTTGTCTGAATAAGAATGTTGTTTTGCATTGATGAGTCCTCCAGCTGCTCTACTTGTAATTTTCCCTGTTACTTAACCTGTTCCACCGGAGCAGGAGGTAGATGCTTTGTTTGTTACGTTAAGTAGCCAAACCACAttcttctgctttgttttttttcttggtcCCTGTTCATATTACAGTATTGTTCTTGATAGTAGGGGCACTCTTATTTACCAAGGGCTGGCCTTTAAAGAACATTTCTGTTCACAATTATCTCTTTACCggtatttgacattttttgtgtAGAATAGTcccccatggtttgactgttgATCTTACTATTGACTTCTCTTATTTGTGTGTCAGTCCTctgtaaaactgtgtgtgtctgtctaatatatatttttttgtttatctgttAGGGCTTTCCATCCTGCTCCTACTTCTTCCAGCCTCAGCTATCAATCAGGAGAGCAGTGGACACGCCCATTTTACAGCAGGGTGCATTCCTCCAACAGACTGCAGCACCTGACAGACCTGCACGCCTTAAGTAAGAAGTGCCTGTGTCTACAATTGTATGCATTTCCTGTGGTCCcgttctgttttatatttttcctaTCAGTCTATGTCAGTACAGTTAATGTATTTGTGTCTGTCTTAGATTGTATGTTCCAGAGTTTGCctcttctctctttgtctctgtggcTGACTGTTCGTCAGGGGAGGGAGAAGACAATGGAAACTGTTCACTGGTTCTCAGGCTTGGCTCCGCCTCTCTGCAGCATGGCCCGGTAACGGTGAACTGCTCAGGGATTGGCTGCTCTGCAGCTCTTTCTAACCCTCCTTGGGCTACCTGGTTACGAGTTGTCGTGGAGAGCAGCCAAGACAACCGCACTGTGACCTTTAGTATCGTCTCAAACTACACAGGTGAACACAAACACGTGGTCACATCCTTAAACATACgtttaacacattatatctctGTTCTAATCCACTACCTGTGTGCATTTTCTCtattctgtatttgtgtgtctgccTCAGTGATATGTAAACCAAAGAGTGTAGGCCTTAAAGCAGATGATGACATCAACAGGCTCCGTGGCAACAGCAGCTATAGCAACTCAACATCAGCAGGAAACAACTCTGTGGTTACAGACGAGGTCGCGTTAAGCGGCGAATCAGCATCACTGTTAACTCCGCTATCAGCGTCGGCGTGTGTGTGGAGCATCCCTGTGCTCTACGACGAGGTGGATGTTCTGTCGCTCAGATTCACTCCTGCCAACGGACCCAACGTCAGCGTTACGGATACACACCCCACACTGCTCACCTACCCCCTGCAAATACAAGCCACTGGTGGTACACTCAACCTAGAGCTCACACTCAACACTGTGAGTACTACAGAATTACTACACATACATGTGCGATTAGATTCAGAGTTAAGCTTTCATGGTTTTttcaacgtgtgtgtgtgtgtgtgtgtgtgtgtgtgtgtgtgtagactaATGTAACCCTGGGGAACAGCAGCAGTGTGGtggcctgtctctctccctgggcTCCAGTCTTCAAACTCAACAACTCTCAACCCTGTCACACAGGTAGAACAGATAACTGCTGTAGGTTAACTAATCAGGAAATCAGCTGATTAAACTGGAAAGGTTAGGTTTTTACTACAAATGGAATGACTGTGATGGGATAGGTTCCAACTTCATTATGACTCGGAAATAGTCATAAGGATATTCTAAGCAGCGATGAGGAAATAGGTGTTATTTTGGAGTAGTGTGTGCTAACACCAATTCCTAGCAACACATAATTAAGCAGGAAGCTTGACTTTGCATTATGAGAATAAAATTTGGAGACAattctcgtgtgtgtgtgtgctttatcTGCAGGCTTGTTTGGAGGATTTGGTGTTCGTGTAAATGCCAGTGTTCCTAAAGCTGTCGTCAGGCTGCCTTTCCCTCAGGCAACAACATGGTACCTCACCCTGCAGCTCACATGCAACAGgtaacacactcacatgcataTTACATGTTTATGACCATACTCTCAACAGGCAATAGATGTTTTtgaaattcacacacacacttaaacagtCTGCACATTGAGGATGCAATGCCTCTGTATACTTGTTCATCGGGTGGGGGggggaagggggaaaaaaatttgTATTGTAACTGTTAAATCTACTTATACATGAATACTTTTTTACAGTGTGAcattagacacacacactatataaaatgttttatgtaacaCTACAGTTTGTTATACATTTGTTCTTATTTTGAAATCTATACTTACAGCACAAATCCATATTTTTTTGTGCGTATGAATGTGGCTGTTGAACGACTTACTGAATAACAGGGAAGTGCCCATTTGCAGTCCACACGTAGAGGTCTCAGAAGGTTGAGCCACTGAGTTCCAGTTTTAAAGTGTATGTGTTTCTTGCAGCTCTGACTGTGGTAATATGTCAGTGGTGTCTGTGGTCCCAGAGGTGTTCATCACTGCCTGTGTAGAGGACTGTGGGACATATGGTGAATGTAGACTTTTGAGATCCTACAGCTACCTTTACGCTGCCTGTGTCTGCAAGGCTggtatgacacacacacacacacacacacacacacacacacacctatgtatgtatctatctatcttcaCTAAACTCAACATTTAGCATCAATGTTCCCTGTAGCCCAGTCACCTCACTGCAATCTACCTTTTTAAATACATcactgtaacttttttttttctttttttgatgtataaattaaatagttaggctttttgcctctgtgtgtgtgtatgcaggcTGGAGCGGTTGGGGCTGCACTGATGGTTCCACAGCTCAGTCGTACAGTCACCAGTTGACGGCGACTCTGCTGCTCACGCTCAGTAACCTGTTCTTCCTGCCTGCCATCGTGGTGGCCGTCAAACACAGCTACATCACTGAGGCCTCCGTCTACCTCTTCACAATGTTCTTCTCCACGgtagaaacacacatacactgtttCATACCTGTGGAAATACTTATTGCAGTTTTTATTGCTCATATTCTTTTGGGTTGCAGTATGAAGTTTCAATAAATCAAAGCGAGCATCTCTTCTAGTACAATTTCAGTGAGTCCAAGCGACCTCAAGACAAACTGACCATCATCACAAGACTGTGAAGACTGCCAGCCACAGTTTTATCACAGAATGTACCTTTTTACAATTAAGTTTATGACCTAATTCTATGTAACACAATAGAATATTGGTATGGTATAGGGATGGAAAAATCAAGACTGCAGCCATGTGCATCCTTCAGCCATGCAtcagctaataataataaactaaaagTACTACTAAACAATAATGTGCCTATCGATTTATGTTTTTGAAAGATGGATGCAGTTTACTGTCTCACTTCATCTATTTCAGGACActacataaaaaacattttatatgtaactatggtttcttttttttcttttttcatattCTAGTTCTACCATGCGTGTGACCAGCCAGGTGTAGCCGTACTGTGCATAATGGACTACGATGCGCTACAATACTGTGACTTCCTGGGGTCAGTCTGTTCCATCTGGGTCACCATCCTGTGCATGGCTCGAATCAAAGACACATTCAAATATGTAAGAAGACAATGACTCGCgcctattttatttattttatctgcaATACTATTATCACAATTTATAGAGGACAGTTTGtgctaaaatgtgtttattattgtctttttcttAATGCTTTGTGTGTGCAGGCTCTGTTTATGCTTGGGGCTCTGCTGATAGCCATGTCAGTGCAGCTGGACCGCAAAGGTCTGTGGAACATGCTGGGCCCCATCCTCTGTGCCATTCTGTTCATGGTCATTTCCTGGGTAAGATATACACCATCATACTACAGGAAGTCTCTAAAACACTATCTGATGGGAATCTGCTGTTGCTCAATGCACATCTCTTTTGTTTACAGGTGTACCGAGGGGTGCGGCGACGACACTGTTACCCGCCGTCTTGGAAACGATGGGTCCTCTACCTGATACCCGGGGCGGTCTGTGCTCTGATCGGGGtatgtttgtacatttttgcCGAGACAGAGGACAACTACTACTACACACACTCGCTGTGGCACATCCTGGTGGCCAGCTGTGTTGTCTTCCTGCTGCCGCCGAAGGAGAAGGACAGGGAGGCGTTGGGCTGGAGCAGGggctggagctggagctggagctggagacCCCGGGTTTGTGGATACACGCTCTGTCAGAGCAGCAAGGATGAACTCTACACTGTCACATAGTAGGACAAGTGATGCTGTAAGGAAGCAAAGTGACTACGCATTGATTGTAACTCAGCACTCAAGCACGTGTGTCTGCTCATGTTGACAAAATCTTACAATATGTTTGTTCATACTCAAAGTTTGTTAATATCTTGAATAGAGCCTTTTAAAATCAAATCTAGACCGATATTCTCATAAGTCTACCAGTTCCATGTTCACATTTACATGGTTTGAaactgggtttttttgtttgttttttattgaaataaaaatatctctGAAAGtcataaataaaaagatttgcTTACAGACatcctgaaacacacaaacactccgtTTAACCCAAATCCAACCTGCTGAAACCTCCAAGGTCATTTGCACCAGCTTATGGGTGAGCATCAAAGCCTTCAGCTAGCACACCACCTGACTTTGGATCTCAGGACCAGGAGTTTGTACATATTTGTGTATGTACTTGTTGTACTAGGCTAGGAAATTcatgtttgaaatatttaaaagtattaGCACTGCTTTATATTCAGCCTATCTTGGAGTCTGCTGATAAATTATACTATATTTATagttgatgtaaaaaaaatcatcattctTGTATCATCCTCTATTTTCATTTATCCCACTGGCCTgggcaaatatttatttttaaatccatttcagaactcaaggtccactttctagcttttttttaaaaatctttcaaCCATATAACATGGCCTTCATCATCTGATGAAATCAGAATTAAAAGTAGTTAAAAGCTTCAActagaaattatttaaaaccattaaattactttttctgCTTACCACATGTATCATGCCTTCCCATGATGTCAAGTTCAGCTGTAATTCATGGGCTTTTAGACAAGTGAGCATGTGAAATGTGGACAGATGACAGCGTAGTTTTGGGATACAGGGAGCCACCTTAttccattaaaaataaataaataaatccacatttttaaatacaatacTAAATACTATATAGCAGGATATTAGGTTCATGTACAGACTGTAGTGAAAGTGAATGACTCTGTCTTTTCTTCTCATCTCCTCTGTTTATCTTCACTAAATCCTTACCAGTCCTTACTTTTTACTGGCATTTATTCCGCTGCACTTTTATGATTACATAGTGGaatctgtttttaatgtgtatatagcccaaatgtgtgtgaatgggctCTTTATGAATGTATATTGAGATTACTGTGTCCAGTGCCGCCTCTTGCCTGAAAGTTTCTGTGAATGAGTGTACcgcatgagtgtgtgttttgaccTTTTGCACCACAGAAACACTTTCCGTACTAAAGTGCGTCACGTGTCTTAAGTGTCCCATTCTGTGATGATTGTCTCATTGCACAGTTTGAAATTGCAGTCTTCCTTTCattgttgaaattgtttttttgcttgtgtgtgagagtatgaatcactttgttttgttttcacttttaacTAGGAGTATGAAAGGGCGTTCTTCCACTACAACATACTTTAGCTCACACTGCATGTAATGTTCCAtgtaaaactaaacattttacTTCCATTACTGAATGGCTGCTGTTCAGTCTGTTAAAAATCCAAACAGGATTTGCCTACCAAAAATAAATCTGTGGTATAAAGAGTTTCAGGAATGTTTTTGCTTATTGCTTTTTATGTGGATAGTCTcatacagttttattttcctcaggcactcacacacactcgcacatgAAGAGAGGATGGGGAATGGAGGGAAGCGGATTATTATAATC
This genomic window contains:
- the pgap6 gene encoding post-GPI attachment to proteins factor 6 — encoded protein: MTFCFLRVLFFIALTGCTLGDDGQVTFVSELSSKPAQKLSKYGWYGNVRLQRFHIPEETAIARWLFSVTKGHTFHCGQHNVSIHIQWGAPPVINPIGSVFPNATLWSPCLSLILPVTSHSSTTINISNPAPGDWYVAAHLPEDDGRIEQKGFPSCSYFFQPQLSIRRAVDTPILQQGAFLQQTAAPDRPARLKLYVPEFASSLFVSVADCSSGEGEDNGNCSLVLRLGSASLQHGPVTVNCSGIGCSAALSNPPWATWLRVVVESSQDNRTVTFSIVSNYTVICKPKSVGLKADDDINRLRGNSSYSNSTSAGNNSVVTDEVALSGESASLLTPLSASACVWSIPVLYDEVDVLSLRFTPANGPNVSVTDTHPTLLTYPLQIQATGGTLNLELTLNTTNVTLGNSSSVVACLSPWAPVFKLNNSQPCHTGLFGGFGVRVNASVPKAVVRLPFPQATTWYLTLQLTCNSSDCGNMSVVSVVPEVFITACVEDCGTYGECRLLRSYSYLYAACVCKAGWSGWGCTDGSTAQSYSHQLTATLLLTLSNLFFLPAIVVAVKHSYITEASVYLFTMFFSTFYHACDQPGVAVLCIMDYDALQYCDFLGSVCSIWVTILCMARIKDTFKYALFMLGALLIAMSVQLDRKGLWNMLGPILCAILFMVISWVYRGVRRRHCYPPSWKRWVLYLIPGAVCALIGVCLYIFAETEDNYYYTHSLWHILVASCVVFLLPPKEKDREALGWSRGWSWSWSWRPRVCGYTLCQSSKDELYTVT